The window TTTGCTCTAGTTTTAGTGCTAGCCAGCACAGTTGCCACAGGGTTGCCACACGCCTGGTTGTGGGTGGTCTTGTTTTGGCGCCGCCAGCTCACAGGGAGTAGTGTAGTGTGGGTCAGCTTCGGTGTCGGACGACGGGGCTAGGGATCTTGCGGTCATGTAACGTTACCTGCATTTCTTACGCCTCTCTCAGGAACACCCGACGCATGGCttattttgtttttgtttttttttggacgTGTCCAGTCTCTTTCATCTTCGCTGCTCCATTATTATCTCTGATTCGTATTCGACCTGGCCGTGAGGGCCCCGGATTCCTGCAGGAACTCGTGGTCCGCATGGCTGACTGGTCCACTGGGCAGACCCTGACAACCGAACGCCATGACCCCTTCGGCTGCTTCTCCGAATCAGAGTGATCGTGAGGTGAACGAAGCTACGTGAATGCAATTCACCAATCATAATCTAGTCAAACGTCTCAGCCCGAGAACCTTTCCTCCTTCGGGCTAGCCCTCTATATTGTGGCCGTTCATTCGTGAGGTTTCCCCACAAACCTGACACGCTCGCCATCTCTTCTCTGCTGCAGCAGGTAGTGTCCTCTTGTGAGGTCTTTGCCGATCAACCGGCAGTGTCACTGTCAGACTGCTTGATGCCGGCGCTCAATTTCTAATCGAACGAGGCATGGGAACATGTTTCTCTCCACTGTCATCGCGGCTGAAAACACGACCTGGATACCCCCCCGATGACCTTTCTCCACTGCAGCCCAGGCGAGCTATCGATCGGTTCTTTTCCGGATAATACAAGTGGGGACGATAATAATAAAAAGAATAATACGGGACTAAAAGTTTGGGTCGACACGACTGGACCCCAAAGGTACTAACCACAATCGACGCACTCTATCGCGAGGTGAACTGATCATTGGCCACTCCCCTGTCGCCGAGTCAACGCTTCCTGAGCTAGTCTGTTAGCGTGCATCCTTCCGACACATCCCCAACGCTCCGCCTAATCTAGGATCCACGGAATAATCCCCGGCTGCAGGATCTGCTCTCGGTTGCGGCAGTGCATATCCAGGATTGGAAATGAGACCTTCCGTCTGACTGGCCCTCCGTCTGACTGGCCCCAGCATGGCTTACCAGGGTGGTACGAGCTCGGCTCCCGCACTATGCCACGAATAGAAGCAGGAAGACCGGTTTGCCCTGCATCGTCGCCACTTCCCACTTGCGTCCAGCTTAAGGCTGGGTCcagcccccccccccgaAGTACATAAATGTGCTTGCCATCCCGCCGGGCGATGGTTCTGGTCCATCCTTATTCTCTTCCACTCTCGAACCCCTGCACTTCATACTTCCCGTTTAGGCACCTCCATTCGTTATAGGTCCTATAGCCTTTCGTTTACCGACAACATAATCGACAACATGCGTGCCGTCTCTATCTTTCTGCTCTATGCCGCCAGCCTGGTTTCGTCCAGCGCTCTGCCCAACGCTGCTGATGACTCCGCTCTAGCTGCTCGCGGTGAGGATTGgggccacggcggcggctggggtcacggtggtggatggggtggTGAGACTACGCCTTGCGAGACCGAGACTACTCCTCCGGAGACCTCCACTCCCTGCGAGACGTCCACTCCTCCCTACGAGACTTCGCCTCCCTACGAGACTTCGCCTCCTGCCTACACCCCGCCTCCCTATGAGACGTCGACTCCCTACGAGTCTTCGCCTCCCTACGAGACCTCGCCTCCTGCCTACACCCCGCCTCCGTACTACACCACGACTTCCACCTGGACCACGACTCCCGCTGTGACTTCTCCTGCCTCggtgaccaccaccaccgtcacctggaccaccaccacctgcCCCTGTATGTATATGAACTGAACTTCGGAATGGACGCAGTGGCTAACAATGTTCTTGCAGTCTccgtcaccaccatcaccagtGGATCGGTCCCCGTGACCTCGCCCGTCACCTCGACCCGgaccatcaccacctccactGTGGTGACCTGCACCGGTGGCTGCGGTCCTACCGTGACTGTGCCTCCCCAGACCACCTGGACCACCGTCTGGACCACCTggaccaccaccacctgcCCCGTGACCACCACTGTTGTCAgcggcaccaccacctccatGACCCAGACCAGCACCATCACCGTCACTGGCAGCCAGACCTCCACCTGCGTGATCCCCCCGGTCACCATCGTGCCCCCGCCCATGTCGGTCCCGCCCATGAGCACTGCGCCCGCCACGTCGACCCCCTATGTGCCCTCGGTGACCCCGAGCTCCCCCGCCGGTGCCTCGCCGACCTACAACGCCGCCGCTCCTCTGTACCAGAAGTCCCTGGCTGGCGTCATCCCCGGTCTGGCCGTGCTCATGGCCTTCTTCTAAGCGTGGGATCGAGCATCCTGGTTTGGAATTGGGGTTGGGATTGGAATTTGCATTGACATATTATGATACCGCGCTGATATTCTGGTCAACATTCTGGTGGTGAATGGATGAGAAAGCCCCGACGAAAACCtatagaaaaaaaaatttcttcttcgagatgTTGACTGCCTCATGGGTGAAGTGCCTCCGAGTTCACGAGGGAGGGCTGGATGGTAATGAATTAATTTATATAGTTGACCTTAATTCAATGTGTTTATTAGTGTTGGTGCATTAAACGGGAACATCTTGTGCAGTTCGCTCTTTCGTAGACCCTTTCGTCAAAGTTCATCGCCTTTTCTATCCTAGTAGGTCCAGAGCAAACGTCAGAGTATTCTTAGGGACTACCAGGGTATGAATGAGGCCTTTAGTCTTCGATTCTCCATCATGGAACGAGCATCCCAAACATCTAATTAGTACGCATTGACATGGACCTCGCATACAAAATTTCAATGCGATCTCCGCTGTCTAGGCTTTACCCTCCGCTTTCGCCGCCTCCTTGGCCATAAACTCCTCATACTCCTTAATATTGTTAATCCCCTTCGGCATGCCATTGGGCTGCAAcccctgctcatccatcaGCTGATCCCGAATCTCCATAGCCTTCTTCCACGAGTCCCGCGCCTCCAAACGGGCCTGCCAAGCCTGCACATTCGGCCAGGGCGCGAAGACATCCTCGCCCGGCGCGGGGAAAAGCAGGGTATCGGCGCGGTTGTTCCACGGCAGAAACGCGAGGTCCGCGAAAGTGCAGTGGTCGCCCACGAGCCAGTCCTTGCCTTCGAGCGCGCCGTTCAGC of the Penicillium psychrofluorescens genome assembly, chromosome: 1 genome contains:
- a CDS encoding uncharacterized protein (ID:PFLUO_001187-T1.cds;~source:funannotate), whose protein sequence is MRAVSIFLLYAASLVSSSALPNAADDSALAARGEDWGHGGGWGHGGGWGGETTPCETETTPPETSTPCETSTPPYETSPPYETSPPAYTPPPYETSTPYESSPPYETSPPAYTPPPYYTTTSTWTTTPAVTSPASVTTTTVTWTTTTCPFSVTTITSGSVPVTSPVTSTRTITTSTVVTCTGGCGPTVTVPPQTTWTTVWTTWTTTTCPVTTTVVSGTTTSMTQTSTITVTGSQTSTCVIPPVTIVPPPMSVPPMSTAPATSTPYVPSVTPSSPAGASPTYNAAAPLYQKSLAGVIPGLAVLMAFF